The genome window ATTCCTCTTACCATGTGTGCCAACTGTGAGGATTGTCTCGTGGAGAGGTGGCACAACCAGTGAAGACGCACGCCGTACACCAAGGCCAGGCCTACAAGACTGCCACGCAAATCTGTGAATAGAACAGGTGATATACCTACTATAAGACAAAGAAGAGGAAAGTATTCACATAACACTGTAACAATGACCAGGTGATTGCAATACTGGAAACCAAACGTCATCCTACCAGGGGATGAGATGTCTGTCTTCTATCATGAGCTCCATCCAGCTCATGACCAGGCTCAACACTGCTCGACTCCCAGCTCTGGGGCCAACGGGCAAACCACTAGGCCATAAAGGAAATCCTCCATGGCCAGCAGGTTAACTATGCCACATAACTAGGGGTAAAgtacaagtttgaaatatctACTTTCACAGTTTAGTGCTGGTATTATGTTTCCCAATGCCATAATAGAGTAAGAAGAAACAACATACCGCTCGCAGCGACAACAGAAATGAATGCCAGCATGGTGACCAGGATGATGAGGATGCAATCAAGTCTGACGGCCAGCCACTGATTGGCCTCAATCATCAGGTAGCTTGTTGCCGTCAGGTGGTCTTGTTTGTGATCAAAATGGCGGAGGTAACGCTCTTGTGAATCGAGCGATCTGATTGGACGGATGCCGTGCATTGTGTTGGAGACATGGGTGTACGCTTGTTCTTTAGCTGAAAAAATCCTTCACTTTTAGTTGGTTTGAtatggagacaaagtcacaacttgTGTAACTTCACcacagacaacatcacaaccagagacaacatcacaaccagagacaacatcacaaccacgATCGTCTGTCCACTGAAATGTTATGGGATATCTGGCCCTGCTACATATCTACTGCACTCAAAGGTTTAGATTGTTACTGTGGCCAGCTTCATGAACACGGGACAACTTCTGCTTGGTGATTAATCTGCTAGGTGTAATattattgcccctttaacacTCACCATGACTCTCCAGTTGCCTGAGGTCACACGCGGCGGCAAGGTAATAGTAGCGTAAGAAGATGTAGATGATGGTCTGTGGGATGAGGAGGAGGAACATCCAGGGGTTGCAGCCACCGATCAGGACGACCGTACACAGACCGGAgaagaaaaactgaaaatagaaaaGATACTCCATGATGGTGGGGTCATTTCAGCGCATGTCCTCGACTCTCCTACCCACACTACACATATCTACATGAGAGTCAACTGCTGTGGGCATCACCACACTGTCAATTTCTGTGCGAttctggggggaggggggattccAGAGTCTCCTGCctccaacattttcaattcATCTCTTTCAGATCTGCGCCTCACTCTAGTATGACTGAGAAAGACAGCATCCCAATCCTCTTTCAACTGAGAAGTGTCCCCTAACTTTCCATGAGTGGGGTTCGGGCCTTGGGATAGGGGCTAGGGGCTTGGAGGTTGGGGGGTAGACTCACCTGAAGAGTATCAAACATTTGAACGAGCATGGCATCATCGATGATAAACATATCggtggaaaacatctttgtcagCTGACCTGAAAGACAGAAAGTTATCATTATTGCACGCGATGCCTCCCAACGAAGCCAACCTTTGCGGCAAAGAAGGCCCAACACCAACGCGAGAAGCTCCAACTTCTGAATCGGGTGTGTAGGATGGTTTGTCCCCGAGCCTGAGGGTCTTGGTCACAGGTTGTGGGCTGAATCGGGTGTGTAGGATGGTTTGTCCCCAAGCCTGAGGGTCTTGGTCACAGGTTGTGGGCTGAATCGGGTGTGTAGGATGATTTGTCCCCGAGCCTGAGGGTCTTGGTCACAGGTTGTGGGCTGAATCGGGTGTGTAGGATGGTTTGTCCCCAAGCCTGAGGGTCTTGGTCACAGGTTGTGGGCTGAATCGGGTGTGTAGGATGGTTTGTCCCCGAGCCTGAGGGTCTTGGTCACAGGTTGTGGGCTGAATCGGGTGTGTAGGATGGTTTGTCCCCAAGTCTGAGGGTCTTGGTCACAGGTTGTGGGCTGAATCGGGTGTGTAGGATGGTTTGTCCCCAAGCCTGAGGGTCTTGGTCACAGGTTGTGGGCTGAATCGGGTGTGTAGGATGGTTTGTCCCCAAGCCTGAGGGTCTTGGTCACAGGTTGTGGGCTGAATCGGGTGTGTAGGATGGTTTGTCCCCAAGCCTGAGGGTCTTGGTCACAGGTTGTGGGCTGAATCGGGTGTGTAGGATGGTTTGTCCCCAAGCCTGAGGGTCTTGGTCACAGGTTGTGGGCTGAATCGGGTGTGTAGGATGGTTTGTCCCCAAGCCTGAGGGTCTTGGTCACAGGTTGTGGGCTGAATCGGGTGTGTAGGATGGTTTGTCCCCAAGCCTGAGGGTCTTGGTCACAGGTTGTGGGCTGAATCGGGTGTGTAGGATGGTTTGTCCCCAAGCCTGAGGGTTTTGGTTACAGGTTGTGGGCTGAATCGGGTGTGTAGGATGGTTTGTCCCCAAGCCTGAGGGTCTTGGTTACAGGTTGTGGGCTGAATCGGGTGTGTAGGATGGTTTGTCCCCAAGCCTGAAGGTCTTGGTCACAGGTTGTGGGCTGAATCGGGTGTGTAGGATGGTTTGTCCCCAAGTCTGAGGGTCTTGGTCACAGGTTGTGGGCTGAATCGGGTGTGTAGGATGGTTTGTCCCCAAGCCTGAGGGTCTTGGTCACAGGTTGTGGGCTGAATCGGGTGTGTAGGATGGTTTGTCCCCAAGCCTGAGGGTCTTGGTCACAGGTTGTGGGCTGAATCGGGTGTGTAGGATGGTTTGTCCCCAAGCCTGAGGGTCTTGGTCACAGGTTGTGGGCTGAATCGGGTGTGTAGGATGGTTTGTCCCCAAGCCTGAGGGTCTTGGTCACAGGTTGTGGGCTGAATCGGGTGTGTAGGATGGTTTGTCCCCAAGTCTGAGGGTCTTGGTCACAGGTTGTGGGTTATTGCACAGACATTAGAACAGCTCATCACAGAACCATGAAAGCATGTGTTGAGACTAAGGGCTGGTACTGCAGTCATCATTAACAGCAAGCAGTGACTACAGAAACAAAAGGATCTGTTATACCGAGTCAACTCATAAATGTACCGGCAGTGATAGACGCTGGGATTGTCGCCCAAGTTTTTCAACTCACTTTCATTGGCCTGGACATACTGAAGCGGCGCTGACATCACGGCATTAACCACGCGCCGATGAAGAATACGTGCAATCTTTCCCATGAGGCCATAGTAGGTGACGGAGCGGCACAGCACCAGGATTAAAAGGCTGAGTCCAACGCCAAGGAGGATGAGAACTCCATTCATTTCAGAACGATTGAGAGAAATAGGATCGCTCACGGTGGCATTTGGCTGGTTGAGCTGTTCATTCTGGATCACCCTGTAATAAAGGTTGAGGAAAACATTGTGGATCGAGTAAGTCAGCCCAAAGTCCTCAGAAAGTCTTTTTGTCATCAAGGTCTAAAATCCATCAACTAGAGGTATTGGTGAGTGTCTCATCAAACAACCCTGGGTTAGAGGTTTGTTTTCTCCCACAACCTCGGTATCTCAGCTTCAGGCGGCATTTTAGTTCTGTATCACTGTATACGGTAAGAAAACAATACCAATCCATTTTGGTATCAATTACTTAAACACATTGTTAAACTGATGGGCGCAATTATAAATCATTTAGAAAAACACCTTGTTAATCAATGTACAATAATTCTGTTCACTGGAAGATATGATGAGCCCTGCTGAGGAGCCATCATTTGAATAAATTCAAGTGCTTTCATCTCCACATTACCTGAACCTCTTCAGGAGCTTTAGAACTTCAGCGGCATTGATTGCGGACAATAATGAAATATGCAGCGGACACACACAGACACAATAGAATAGAACACTTCACATTGAAAATTTAACAGCTTTTTTCAGGTTGGCGCCTGAAATGAACTTCAAGTCTGGTATCTTGACAGCTCTTGATAATATGCAACACACTTGATCCCAATCGTGAcgtaaaatatcatgaaattttgaaTATTCTGTTTTTAAAGGCCCTTCTGACAAATAACTGTGGTTCTAACGCCAAATATAGAAATGGAAGTGGAAATAAGACTCACCAATATGCCAGCCACCAGTCGAACATTACATAAGAAACCTGCAATGAGAATCAGGGGACAGTGACAAAAACTCAATGAGGGTAGTAAAACTCAACTAATATGTTAAGATGTTCTGATCACTGTGGTAGTGTCAATCATCTTTGCTGAAGAGAGAATTGTGTAACCAAGATCctgtatgaaaatatgggatcaggcggcactgtgtacagttccttaaagcatagatacttttaaatagacctccatCCAACTCAGGTCATTGTAGTGATGACAGGCAAACGGGTAGGAAAACATTCTAAGAACGTTGAGAAAGATCCAACTTGCCTGAGTTAGAAACAAAAGTAATCCTAACAACACGATGCCACACACGCCCCATCCAAGGTTGAAATAGCGCAGATACGTCCTCCAGGTCACCTCCATTAGCCCACTGTCTCTACTCCTGGGGACAAGTTTCTCTCCATcctcaaactgcaaaaaagaattATGGTAAGGGAAAGTGACTTAAGTTCATGCATCATGTCTCTGTGACACCAAGACCAGGATGCAACCAACTCCCATTTTACAGTTTTAACAAGATTGTGGGCCCGGCTGTCTGAAGCAAGTCAGGTCATCAACTCAGTGATGTCTAATGCTGCCTTACTGTTGTTGATTAATCTTTGTGCCATGCTATTGATATTATGAAAGAGACACACAGCGTGCAGGAAAGACAAGTCAGTTGCCACAACCCAAACCAGGGAATACCCGGCTACACTCAAAGCCATGCAGAAGACTCGTACAGGCAACGTACAGAACACTGATATTCTGTTACAGGAACAAGGACACAACACCCAGAAAGCATGCAGTCTAATTCAGTCCACCAAAAACTCAAAACCAAAATGGCAAATATAGGGCATTATCTTTCAAACCACACCTCGCAAATCAAACATAGAGAGTGAATACAGTGCACGGCTTAAATCAAGTTTATTAGTGAAAGGGTATCACATGATGCAAGTTCCCAACAGACGTCAAGCGctaaaggtcaaggccaaaaGGCCAAAAGGTCAAGGTTGTCAAGCAATGATGCAGCAAAATAGAACAATCCAAGATGTGGCACACAGTCAAAAGAGGGCGTTATATTTACCACCGACAACTCGTAGAAGTAGCGTTCCCACATCTGATGAAGAGTAGTACATTTCGTTACCATGGTGACCAGGCAGTACAAACATATGTAAATGGACGGATGTGAACAATTGAAATTGTGGCTTGAAAATGGATTGTGTAATATAGGTTATGTAATGATGTCACAGCACCAACCTCACTATGATTCTTTCTGGGGTTCTTGTCCTAACAGACTTCTGACAAGAAAGAATAAGTCTAAACCAACTTAAATCTTTCTTGGCCTCAGTGAGTTACCCAACAGAGAATGGCTGTACGCACTGTGATACAAACCACTCATTTAAGGGGACATCACAGAGTCTAATATCAATTATTCATCGGTGAAAATCTTGTGATGAAAGTCAAGGTTCAAATCCATTGAGACAGAAATTCTGTATGTATCAAATGTACAGGATAATTTTGTAGCCAATATGGAGGCCCGTGACACTGAAGGTCAGTGTGACGTAAACGTGACCGGTGTAAACCAGTCTTTATGTTAGTATTGTAGCATTTAGTCTGCTGTTGTGAGCTACAAGTGACAAACCCTTTCTGAAACCTGAGATAACACCGAAATGGACCCGCTAATCTAAATGTGGTCAAGTTGGGCTAACGGATGTCCAGGAATGACATGATTCCACTGTATTTAATTCAGATAAGCTAGAGACTGTGAATGAAGTTAAAATTGCCACAACCCATTTTAAGCCTTGTCGATGTTCGGTAAAACAAAAAACAGGGGACGAAAATTACAAAAAACGAAGAGACAACGACTTAGCTATTCTACACGGCTCACCAACTGTGCCCAGACAGGGACCTTGTCTTTAACCTAGACACAACAAAACATGCCAGATTTAGACATACCATCCCGAGACAGGACAATTACATGAGGTACACTGGGTTGACATTCCAACATTCTGCCTCCCCATAATGCCAAACAGACAAGAACATAACGTATTGAGTCCATTTATCCATAATGTGACCACTGCCGCTCATGACTTGTTTGTTAAGTGCATCTTGAAACTATAAAGTTCTCTATCCTTAACTAATACCAACAGAGATTCTCCCTCTGAAAGTGAAGGTTCCCCCAACTGACCCCAGTTCCTCAGCCTATATTGTATATGACATGCAAAATTGCCACAATTATCATTAATCATACTTAATCCTCAGCTCTGACACGTAAACCATAGCACAGTGTCCTTCCTACAGCCACGTGAAGTTCAGTGGATAACATTAGATTCATCTGGAAGTAAACAAATACCTAACCTCTAATTCGATTTCCACTTCGTCAATATCTGTCGTATGTAACTTCTTCAGTTTCTCAAGTTCCCCGATGACTTTCTCAGGAAGGTCGCCGTTTGCAATCTTCTTCGATATAAGTCCACGACAGTCACGCAAACTCTCATAACCATTTCCATCTGCCTTCAGATATTTATCATATTCAATAACAGATGTAACTCTGCCCTGAAATATGGAATATTTTGGGTTTAGAGTAGGCGGAGGTCAGCTGTTTACAGTTTTGACCCTACAATTTAAAGCAAATTGCTAAATCTAGGCCATCATGGCACGGATGGTAGAAAGCTAACAGTACTGTCAGGATCCAAAGTAACGACCCGGctgatcataatggtcatcATCAGCTGACAGTAGGAACTTACCCCTTCAATTTCAATAACCTGTGTAGCTGCCTTATGCTGATGCGCATTGTTCGATATGAGGATGATGGTTTTATCGCGCAGGAGACCGTGGAGACACCTGGTGAGGATTCTGTTAGTTATACTGATCTCCATCAAACTGAATGGGTCGTCTAACAAGAAGATGTCTGCGTCATTATAAATTGCCCTGAAAATGGATACGAATATTATATACCCAGCCTTAGAGCCAGACTCGAGTTCATATATATACCCCTGTTTCCCAACGTGGTTGGATCCATGTTAATGTGTTGACTGTTGGTTTACCATAATGGGATAGTTAATGGGTTAACTGTTGaaggaaaacctaatcatgcattttgtccccggattttcaacttcactaacgcgatcaccccggtaacacgaccactcaaccttggtcccatgagtggtcgtgttaccggggttcaaCTGTTATTCATTTTACAGGTTTTGCTAATGGAAATATAATCAACACCAGATTATGTACTTGTGCCACCTGTTGGtgacttgtcacaaccagtcacgGACTACatcatggtcaacccttaatggcTGAAATAGAGTTCCCGCTCACCTAGCGAGGGCAAGTCGCACCCTGATGCCATCATCAGGTGTTATATCCTGGTCCCTGATCTCCGATAAATCCCCCGCCGAGTAGCGCTCAATGTCATGGACGAGTTCACACGCATCTATAATCCGCCGATATCTGTCACTGTCGAAATCGGCACTGAAGAGCACATTGTCACGTATCGAGCCAGCGAATATCCACGAATGTTTACTGATGTATCCCAGCTTGCCTTTCACCTGGATGCTGCCCGATGCTGTCTGGAGCTCACCCAGGATGGAGGAGAGAATGGAAGACTGAAAGGCAAAATGACTATCTGAGAAGGAATAACGTTTTTAAAAGTTTGCTGCGGAGTGATTTCGGGATGTAATGATGAGAAAAGATAGCTGCACAAAGAGTGTGGAAGACATACATAACTGTTACTATCACCCTCAGGATGTAGCCAACACTTCTTAAAACATGGAGAAAATCGGTTGGTAATACATCTGTCAGTTTCGAGTTGAACTAAAGCCAAATACAGATAATCGTTGAGGACATAGCTTTGCGTCAATAGTGATTAAAGAGTTCAAATGTTAATCTCAGCCCCTCACCTTTCCTGAACCTCTTGGACCCGTAATACAAACAAACTGTCCCCTCTTGATCTCCAAGTTGATATCGTCTAATACTGTCTTGGTACGATATGTATTCTGAAAGAAACGTATCACAGAGAAAAACTGCAGTATTGCCCTGACTTCCCAAGATATACATCGGGACTTCCCTTAATTAGTACACACCAATGTCAGAATGACACCCAAGGCCTTAACGCTGTGAGTCGGTAAGGGTTAATATCATCATCTAGTGAATGCACAATGAGTGTGTCGTAGTTGACTCAACTGATCATCTTTAGGTGGCAGGGAGGGAAGATCTCCATCGTGGAGTAGATCATACAGAAATTCAATTGGCCAAAACTCAGATACACATACGACACACAGAATGAGTTATTGTGGTGAGGAGAGATTGAACTTACAATATTCCAATTGGCAGAGTAGTCATTAAACTTAATGACCGTATCTTTGGCTAATGAGGGCTCGTCTTGGAGATTGTCATGTTCTAATGTCTTCTCTTCTAAAGTGAGGAAATCCTTGAATGAAAAGTCGACGAGATTAGATATATTTATGAACGGGGAGAGTGGACTCCTGATTGAGAGGCTTAAATCGGTCAACTCCTGGCCTAGGGATGTCTTACTCAACTGGTTGTGGCCTCCCTGCTTACTTTGTGTAGCTGTTtcaaatgaattatttggcatttGCTCTCGTTAGCGAATATTGAATGCCATGGCGCCCAAGGTCACAATCAAGGCATGATGTGAAAACCGTTTACTAACCTGAATTTTCTTGATTGAATTCAAAAGTTGTGCTCCATCTGCTGCACACCACGGCAGAAACAAACTAAAGTTAGTGTGCAGTATCTCCACCAGGGCAAGCATGACGATCACCTGCTTGGCGCTGAAGCTATGCCCAATCATAACGTAAACAAGAATAACGAGAAAAACAGCAATTTTACTAAACGCGACATGAATGGCAGCCGTCAAGCCACGAAGTTGTGACGCTCTTTCGTTGTAACGAGTTTCGTTTCTTCTTGTGATGGCAATATGCGACGTGAACGGTCGTTCCCAACAGTTTATTTTTAGAAACTTCATGGTTGCGATAAGTTCTTCCATGATGGTCGCTCTTGTGCTACGATAGATCTTGGCTCGTCCGCTGAAAAAAGATGGAACTATATTATGATTCTGCACGGCGATTTTGAAAGTAATTGAATAATAACTTGAACAATGGTAGCTTATCAATCCATGTTCAATAGCCGACTCTCTCATCAAAACGTCAACATCGTGATTTATGGGGCAATAATTCTGCGTCGTTTTAGATACGGAAAAAATACATAAACCAAAATCCTATTCTACTGTAACTTTAAAGGCCGTGTGTATTTgtccaattttgaaattgaatttgaaatattgcTATTATATAAATAAACTGTGATCATGGTGATGAAGAAGGTTTAACAAGGTAGTGTGTATGTAGTGATATAGAAGCACCTTACATGCCAATTTTCATCACACTGGCACATCTAGTCAGGCGCTACAGCTATTGTTTTTTCCTATTGTAAGTGGGACACATAAAAACAATCTACACAGACCAACTGTACCTTTAAGTTGAGATACTTGGTATGGTCTTAAGATATTGGGTAAATCAGCCAAGGAAACATTCTAATCAAGTCCAGTAATTAGCAATTAATCATGACCAATGGAGTGGAATAGTAATTATCACAAAATCAATATGATAAACAGACCGACCACATGTTTTAGACCAGTTGTCAGTAGAATGCTGTTCTAAGATTTTTCATGTTCTTACAAGATATGCTAAGGTTACAGGATTTTTCTCCGACAGGGGTGTACCTCGTTTCTTCATTCCTAAGGAGTAGACTCTGGAGAGTTTACAATGCCACTATTGCTGGGCGCTAATTGGGTT of Lineus longissimus chromosome 9, tnLinLong1.2, whole genome shotgun sequence contains these proteins:
- the LOC135493939 gene encoding ATP-binding cassette sub-family C member 4-like isoform X3 — translated: MYPWSTKPNPKLSAGFFSKLILWWANEILSKGYHRHLEDRDVYEVLPEDSSIILVNDLAREWEKELYQWRTSGQSSLLRALLRCYGSQLIGCGITLFLEESLKIGLVVLIGELIWSFEASSSYTQLDIYLLALGISLAYLFMSIVSHTRFHFYHQGLKIQSAVTGLIYRKILKLSYNNILGEVAESPLNLIASDAKRLETSILMVQHVWIGIAEACAIVPLLWLYVGFGPVCLVAVAVLTLLIPFQLIMGHQFAKQGGRAKIYRSTRATIMEELIATMKFLKINCWERPFTSHIAITRRNETRYNERASQLRGLTAAIHVAFSKIAVFLVILVYVMIGHSFSAKQVIVMLALVEILHTNFSLFLPWCAADGAQLLNSIKKIQDFLTLEEKTLEHDNLQDEPSLAKDTVIKFNDYSANWNINTYRTKTVLDDINLEIKRGQFVCITGPRGSGKSSILSSILGELQTASGSIQVKGKLGYISKHSWIFAGSIRDNVLFSADFDSDRYRRIIDACELVHDIERYSAGDLSEIRDQDITPDDGIRVRLALARAIYNDADIFLLDDPFSLMEISITNRILTRCLHGLLRDKTIILISNNAHQHKAATQVIEIEGGRVTSVIEYDKYLKADGNGYESLRDCRGLISKKIANGDLPEKVIGELEKLKKLHTTDIDEVEIELEFEDGEKLVPRSRDSGLMEVTWRTYLRYFNLGWGVCGIVLLGLLLFLTQVSYVMFDWWLAYWVIQNEQLNQPNATVSDPISLNRSEMNGVLILLGVGLSLLILVLCRSVTYYGLMGKIARILHRRVVNAVMSAPLQYVQANESQLTKMFSTDMFIIDDAMLVQMFDTLQFFFSGLCTVVLIGGCNPWMFLLLIPQTIIYIFLRYYYLAAACDLRQLESHAKEQAYTHVSNTMHGIRPIRSLDSQERYLRHFDHKQDHLTATSYLMIEANQWLAVRLDCILIILVTMLAFISVVAASDLRGSLVGLALVYGVRLHWLCHLSTRQSSQLAHMMTSVSRLLHHKNLEAEGPIRTTLDLAQNWPPYGIITYEGTTLQYKEKSPKVLRNFWCCFRAYEKVGVLRRKGADPHALISSLLHLVPYKGSIWIDAVNLREVALSDLRERICVIPDDPKLISGSLRQNLDPLSKLTDVMLWKVLEDVQMKTKVECLPNKLHTIVSTDKPIFSSAQIQLLCLARALLKGTTVLVLEEIQTCYDARANSAIQSILRSRFEQCTVIVITHRIQSVVDFDRVLIMDNGRVLEYDPPHILLQNPLGIFKQMFSELSAKDAILLREMAQYKFENKPYVPPPMDERTLHPESDKAFSRPSRNFLPAFQTSRLTSVLSNLTPSNI
- the LOC135493939 gene encoding ATP-binding cassette sub-family C member 4-like isoform X2, which gives rise to MYPWSTKPNPKLSAGFFSKLILWWANEILSKGYHRHLEDRDVYEVLPEDSSIILVNDLAREWEKELYQWRTSGQSSLLRALLRCYGSQLIGCGITLFLEESLKIGLVVLIGELIWSFEASSSYTQLDIYLLALGISLAYLFMSIVSHTRFHFYHQGLKIQSAVTGLIYRKILKLSYNNILGEVAESPLNLIASDAKRLETSILMVQHVWIGIAEACAIVPLLWLYVGFGPVCLVAVAVLTLLIPFQLIMGHQFAKQGGRAKIYRSTRATIMEELIATMKFLKINCWERPFTSHIAITRRNETRYNERASQLRGLTAAIHVAFSKIAVFLVILVYVMIGHSFSAKQVIVMLALVEILHTNFSLFLPWCAADGAQLLNSIKKIQDFLTLEEKTLEHDNLQDEPSLAKDTVIKFNDYSANWNINTYRTKTVLDDINLEIKRGQFVCITGPRGSGKSSILSSILGELQTASGSIQVKGKLGYISKHSWIFAGSIRDNVLFSADFDSDRYRRIIDACELVHDIERYSAGDLSEIRDQDITPDDGIRVRLALARAIYNDADIFLLDDPFSLMEISITNRILTRCLHGLLRDKTIILISNNAHQHKAATQVIEIEGGRVTSVIEYDKYLKADGNGYESLRDCRGLISKKIANGDLPEKVIGELEKLKKLHTTDIDEVEIELEMWERYFYELSVFEDGEKLVPRSRDSGLMEVTWRTYLRYFNLGWGVCGIVLLGLLLFLTQVSYVMFDWWLAYWVIQNEQLNQPNATVSDPISLNRSEMNGVLILLGVGLSLLILVLCRSVTYYGLMGKIARILHRRVVNAVMSAPLQYVQANESQLTKMFSTDMFIIDDAMLVQMFDTLQFFFSGLCTVVLIGGCNPWMFLLLIPQTIIYIFLRYYYLAAACDLRQLESHAKEQAYTHVSNTMHGIRPIRSLDSQERYLRHFDHKQDHLTATSYLMIEANQWLAVRLDCILIILVTMLAFISVVAASDLRGSLVGLALVYGVRLHWLCHLSTRQSSQLAHMMTSVSRLLHHKNLEAEGPIRTTLDLAQNWPPYGIITYEGTTLQYKEKSPKVLRNFWCCFRAYEKVGVLRRKGADPHALISSLLHLVPYKGSIWIDAVNLREVALSDLRERICVIPDDPKLISGSLRQNLDPLSKLTDVMLWKVLEDVQMKTKVECLPNKLHTIVSTDKPIFSSAQIQLLCLARALLKGTTVLVLEEIQTCYDARANSAIQSILRSRFEQCTVIVITHRIQSVVDFDRVLIMDNGRVLEYDPPHILLQNPLGIFKQMFSELSAKDAILLREMAQYKFENKPYVPPPMDERTLHPESDKAFSRPSRNFLPAFQTSRLTSVLSNLTPSNI
- the LOC135493939 gene encoding ATP-binding cassette sub-family C member 4-like isoform X1, which translates into the protein MYPWSTKPNPKLSAGFFSKLILWWANEILSKGYHRHLEDRDVYEVLPEDSSIILVNDLAREWEKELYQWRTSGQSSLLRALLRCYGSQLIGCGITLFLEESLKIGLVVLIGELIWSFEASSSYTQLDIYLLALGISLAYLFMSIVSHTRFHFYHQGLKIQSAVTGLIYRKILKLSYNNILGEVAESPLNLIASDAKRLETSILMVQHVWIGIAEACAIVPLLWLYVGFGPVCLVAVAVLTLLIPFQLIMGHQFAKQGGRAKIYRSTRATIMEELIATMKFLKINCWERPFTSHIAITRRNETRYNERASQLRGLTAAIHVAFSKIAVFLVILVYVMIGHSFSAKQVIVMLALVEILHTNFSLFLPWCAADGAQLLNSIKKIQDFLTLEEKTLEHDNLQDEPSLAKDTVIKFNDYSANWNINTYRTKTVLDDINLEIKRGQFVCITGPRGSGKSSILSSILGELQTASGSIQVKGKLGYISKHSWIFAGSIRDNVLFSADFDSDRYRRIIDACELVHDIERYSAGDLSEIRDQDITPDDGIRVRLALARAIYNDADIFLLDDPFSLMEISITNRILTRCLHGLLRDKTIILISNNAHQHKAATQVIEIEGGRVTSVIEYDKYLKADGNGYESLRDCRGLISKKIANGDLPEKVIGELEKLKKLHTTDIDEVEIELEVKDKVPVWAQLFEDGEKLVPRSRDSGLMEVTWRTYLRYFNLGWGVCGIVLLGLLLFLTQVSYVMFDWWLAYWVIQNEQLNQPNATVSDPISLNRSEMNGVLILLGVGLSLLILVLCRSVTYYGLMGKIARILHRRVVNAVMSAPLQYVQANESQLTKMFSTDMFIIDDAMLVQMFDTLQFFFSGLCTVVLIGGCNPWMFLLLIPQTIIYIFLRYYYLAAACDLRQLESHAKEQAYTHVSNTMHGIRPIRSLDSQERYLRHFDHKQDHLTATSYLMIEANQWLAVRLDCILIILVTMLAFISVVAASDLRGSLVGLALVYGVRLHWLCHLSTRQSSQLAHMMTSVSRLLHHKNLEAEGPIRTTLDLAQNWPPYGIITYEGTTLQYKEKSPKVLRNFWCCFRAYEKVGVLRRKGADPHALISSLLHLVPYKGSIWIDAVNLREVALSDLRERICVIPDDPKLISGSLRQNLDPLSKLTDVMLWKVLEDVQMKTKVECLPNKLHTIVSTDKPIFSSAQIQLLCLARALLKGTTVLVLEEIQTCYDARANSAIQSILRSRFEQCTVIVITHRIQSVVDFDRVLIMDNGRVLEYDPPHILLQNPLGIFKQMFSELSAKDAILLREMAQYKFENKPYVPPPMDERTLHPESDKAFSRPSRNFLPAFQTSRLTSVLSNLTPSNI